In Gossypium raimondii isolate GPD5lz chromosome 12, ASM2569854v1, whole genome shotgun sequence, a single window of DNA contains:
- the LOC105763960 gene encoding NAC domain-containing protein 43: MQISFGIYHHLLFLSQSSSTYIVSIFVKMPENMNISVNGQSQVPPGFRFHPTEEELLQYYLRKKVSYEKIDLDVIREVDLNKLEPWDIQERCKIGTTPQNDWYFFSHKDKKYPTGTRTNRATAAGFWKATGRDKVIYSNCRRIGMRKTLVFYKGRAPHGQKSYWIMHEYRLDDNIVETNVSNGMMEGTQEEGWVVCRIFKKKNHHKTLENPISTSLSEKTRNLHMFNTCSEGALEHILEYMGRSCKEDNEANNNNTRFVMSMELAINNNGYYDSFTKLPSLDSPNSASSYQPIMTENEGSIINSVSGGDFNSVYNNDSGLTNWAALDRLVASHLNGQTETSRQLACFNDQQMAYCNNTNSTDHQDLELPAVRSTSPPSSSSIDIWTSFTTRSSSLSSSVIDPLCHVVNASV, translated from the exons aTGCAAATTTCATTTGGTATATATCATCACTTATTATTTCTCTCTCAATCTTCCTCTACTTATATAGTTTCCATCTTTGTTAAAATGCCGGAAAACATGAACATATCTGTAAACGGACAATCCCAAGTCCCTCCTGGATTCCGATTTCATCCCACCGAAGAGGAGCTCTTACAATACTATCTCCGAAAGAAGGTTTCTTATGAGAAGATCGATTTAGATGTGATTCGAGAGGTTGATCTTAACAAGCTCGAGCCATGGGATATTCAAG AGAGGTGCAAGATTGGAACTACGCCGCAGAATGATTGGTATTTTTTTAGCCACAAAGACAAGAAGTACCCGACCGGAACTCGGACTAACCGTGCCACGGCGGCGGGTTTTTGGAAAGCCACCGGCCGTGACAAGGTCATATATAGCAACTGCCGGCGGATTGGAATGAGGAAGACGTTGGTGTTTTACAAAGGGAGAGCTCCTCATGGTCAAAAATCTTATTGGATCATGCATGAATATAGACTAGACGATAACATCGTTGAAACCAAC gTGTCAAATGGTATGATGGAGGGGACACAAGAAGAAGGATGGGTGGTATGTCGtatttttaagaagaaaaatcaTCATAAAACCCTAGAAAACCCTATTAGCACATCCTTGTCTGAAAAAACCAGGAACCTGCATATGTTCAACACATGTAGTGAAGGAGCCTTGGAACATATACTTGAATACATGGGAAGGAGTTGTAAGGAAGACAATGAAGCAAATAATAACAACACGAGATTTGTCATGTCCATGGAGCTTGCTATCAACAACAATGGCTACTATGACTCCTTCACGAAGCTGCCAAGTCTAGACAGTCCAAACTCAGCCAGCAGTTACCAACCCATTATGACAGAAAACGAAGGCTCAATCATCAACTCGGTGAGTGGTGGTGATTTCAACTCGGTTTATAACAATGACTCAGGGCTAACCAACTGGGCAGCACTCGACCGACTCGTAGCTTCACATCTCAATGGACAAACAGAGACATCGAGACAACTGGCTTGTTTCAATGACCAACAGATGGCCTACTGCAATAACACCAACAGCACTGATCATCAAGATCTTGAATTACCAGCCGTTCGATCAACATcaccaccatcatcatcatcaatagaCATCTGGACTAGTTTCACTACCAGATCATCATCTTTGTCATCATCCGTTATCGACCCACTATGCCACGTGGTTAATGCTAGTGTATAA